A region from the Candidatus Electrothrix scaldis genome encodes:
- a CDS encoding phosphoglycerate dehydrogenase: MTTCPIAVLNAVASEGLELFGENYQLHAEAKEALGLVVRSSPVNLDDFPNLVAIARAGAGVNNIPIDEASDRGICVFNTPGANANAVVELLFTMLGISLRNVKDGMTFCEGLEGDDEEKLNAEVEARKKGFKGMEMSGKTLGVIGLGQIGVRVANMGIHHNMRVIGYDPYPVMDNIHDLLPDVELAKARRNLLALSDFVSLHVPLNKNTKGLVNDEFIDFMKEDALLFNYARGPVVDEDAVLKALDSGRIAGHISDFPSAKLIKHDKVILTPHLGASTAESEENCACMAVKELKDYLEYGNITHSVNFPNVESIPTVLVHTRLIVINKDTPGMIGLMSNILGKHGINIMSYTNKSNGTMGYNIIDTATAVSPEVCQEIEGVEGVIRTRVIPLKNGRGEE, from the coding sequence ATGACGACCTGTCCCATTGCGGTATTGAATGCTGTTGCTTCTGAAGGACTGGAGCTTTTTGGTGAGAACTATCAGCTGCACGCTGAGGCAAAAGAAGCCTTAGGACTTGTGGTGCGGAGCTCGCCGGTTAATCTGGACGACTTTCCAAACCTTGTTGCCATTGCCCGGGCCGGGGCCGGGGTGAATAATATCCCGATAGATGAGGCCTCGGACAGGGGGATATGTGTGTTCAATACCCCTGGTGCCAATGCCAATGCGGTTGTGGAACTCCTTTTTACCATGCTGGGTATTTCCCTGCGTAACGTCAAAGACGGCATGACCTTTTGCGAAGGCCTGGAGGGCGATGATGAGGAAAAACTCAATGCCGAGGTCGAGGCGAGGAAAAAGGGTTTTAAGGGCATGGAAATGTCCGGCAAGACCTTAGGGGTCATCGGGTTGGGCCAGATTGGTGTGCGGGTAGCGAACATGGGCATCCACCATAATATGCGGGTGATCGGCTATGATCCCTATCCGGTTATGGATAATATTCATGATTTGTTACCGGACGTGGAGCTGGCCAAGGCGCGGCGTAATCTCTTGGCCCTGTCGGATTTTGTGTCTTTGCATGTACCTCTGAACAAAAATACCAAGGGCTTGGTAAATGATGAATTCATCGATTTTATGAAAGAGGATGCTCTGCTCTTTAACTATGCCCGTGGTCCGGTGGTGGATGAGGATGCAGTGCTCAAGGCCCTTGATAGCGGCAGGATTGCAGGCCATATTTCTGATTTTCCTTCAGCCAAGCTGATTAAGCATGACAAGGTTATCCTGACCCCTCATCTCGGTGCCTCGACTGCGGAGTCAGAAGAAAATTGCGCCTGCATGGCGGTGAAAGAGCTGAAAGATTATCTGGAATACGGCAATATCACCCATAGTGTGAATTTCCCCAACGTGGAGAGCATTCCTACCGTCTTGGTGCATACCCGCTTGATTGTGATTAATAAGGATACGCCGGGTATGATCGGTTTGATGAGTAATATTCTCGGTAAGCATGGTATCAATATCATGAGCTACACCAATAAGAGTAACGGCACAATGGGTTATAATATTATTGATACGGCAACGGCGGTGTCGCCGGAGGTGTGTCAGGAGATTGAGGGGGTTGAGGGGGTGATCAGGACCCGGGTGATTCCGTTGAAGAATGGGAGAGGGGAGGAGTAA
- a CDS encoding serpin family protein → MTRSQDVFDQPRPVSQDLRELTEGNIRFALSLYSALKQEKGNLFFSPYSLSSALAMTYGGARNKTAEEMADALHFTLSPDKLHPAFAELSALYDKMQEAGGVQLHTANSLWPHKEYPLLPEYLELLKTYYGSTSIPLDYAQAAEEARQIINTWVEEKTQGRIKDLIGPDDIDSLTTLVLVNAIYFKGNWASQFDPAQTANAKFTLPDGSTTQVPLMRQRGRFGYIEFEYSESDHDETKRGQILELPYVGNELSMLIILPGRPEDLPELESELKAENLEELTGWLSKEEVDVFLPKFKIDWGTFEFKPPLQDLGIREAFSADADFSGMDGTKSLSIDHILHKAFIEVNEEGTEAAAATVASMTRCISTPKTFRADHPFLFLIRDKATGNILFLGRLLDPERGEQ, encoded by the coding sequence ATGACGAGATCTCAAGATGTTTTTGATCAACCACGCCCTGTCAGCCAGGATCTAAGAGAGCTCACAGAAGGCAATATTCGCTTTGCCTTGTCCTTGTACTCAGCACTGAAGCAGGAGAAGGGGAACCTCTTTTTCTCTCCCTACAGTCTCTCCTCCGCACTGGCTATGACCTACGGCGGTGCCCGCAACAAGACAGCGGAGGAAATGGCCGATGCTCTCCATTTCACCCTTAGCCCGGACAAGCTCCACCCTGCCTTTGCCGAGCTGAGCGCTCTCTACGACAAGATGCAGGAGGCAGGAGGTGTTCAGCTCCATACGGCTAATTCGCTGTGGCCGCACAAGGAGTATCCTTTGCTGCCGGAGTACCTGGAACTCCTCAAAACGTATTACGGAAGCACAAGTATCCCCCTGGACTATGCGCAGGCAGCCGAAGAGGCACGCCAGATCATTAACACATGGGTGGAAGAGAAAACCCAGGGTCGGATCAAAGACCTCATCGGCCCGGACGATATAGATTCACTGACCACGCTGGTTTTGGTCAATGCTATCTATTTCAAAGGGAATTGGGCCAGCCAATTTGACCCGGCGCAGACCGCTAATGCCAAGTTCACCCTGCCCGACGGTTCAACAACCCAGGTACCCTTGATGCGCCAAAGAGGACGATTTGGTTACATCGAGTTCGAGTATAGCGAGTCCGATCATGACGAGACCAAGAGAGGGCAGATTCTGGAATTGCCGTATGTCGGCAACGAGCTGTCCATGCTGATTATTCTCCCTGGTAGACCTGAAGATCTGCCAGAGTTGGAAAGCGAGCTCAAAGCGGAGAATTTAGAGGAACTGACGGGGTGGTTGAGTAAGGAGGAAGTGGATGTTTTCCTGCCCAAGTTCAAGATTGACTGGGGAACCTTTGAGTTTAAACCGCCTTTGCAGGACTTGGGCATACGGGAGGCCTTCAGTGCAGATGCAGATTTTTCAGGCATGGATGGAACAAAAAGTCTTTCTATCGATCACATCCTTCACAAGGCTTTTATAGAAGTGAATGAGGAGGGGACAGAGGCCGCCGCTGCCACAGTGGCTTCTATGACAAGATGTATTTCAACCCCTAAAACTTTTCGAGCTGATCATCCCTTCCTCTTCCTGATCCGGGACAAGGCGACAGGCAATATCCTTTTTCTTGGCAGACTCCTTGATCCAGAGAGGGGCGAACAGTAA
- a CDS encoding ion transporter — MKPQQDDYQEKRPSHAPWRGRLHEVIFEADTPAGKAFDVVLIGGILISVITVMLDSIDLFRAQHGSLLYGIEWFFTLLFTGEYILRLLCVGRPLKYAVSFYGVIDLLAIIPTYVSLFLPGTQYLLVIRILRILRIFRILKLATYLGEANLLLKALMASRRKISVFLFTVFTLVVIFGSLMYVIEGRENGFTSIPRSIYWAIVTMTTVGYGDISPQTIIGQAFSSIVMILGYGIIAVPTGIVTVEMSQTFKRKVSTQTCLQCSAEGHDTDARYCKFCGAEL; from the coding sequence ATGAAACCCCAGCAAGACGATTATCAAGAGAAAAGACCTTCCCATGCCCCTTGGCGAGGCAGATTGCATGAAGTAATCTTTGAAGCCGATACTCCGGCCGGGAAAGCATTCGATGTCGTACTGATCGGCGGCATCCTGATCAGCGTCATCACGGTTATGCTGGACAGTATTGATCTGTTCCGCGCTCAGCATGGCAGCTTGCTCTACGGGATAGAATGGTTTTTCACCCTTCTTTTTACCGGAGAATATATTTTACGACTGCTCTGTGTGGGCAGGCCGCTTAAATATGCGGTCAGCTTCTACGGGGTGATTGATCTGCTCGCAATCATCCCGACCTACGTCAGTCTCTTTCTGCCCGGAACCCAGTATTTGCTGGTTATCAGGATTCTGCGGATACTCCGCATCTTTCGTATCCTGAAACTAGCAACCTACCTCGGTGAGGCAAACCTCCTTCTCAAGGCCCTGATGGCGAGCAGGCGCAAGATCTCCGTCTTTCTCTTCACCGTATTTACCTTGGTTGTCATCTTCGGCTCCCTGATGTATGTCATTGAGGGCAGAGAAAATGGTTTCACCAGCATCCCCCGCAGTATCTACTGGGCAATCGTGACCATGACCACGGTCGGATACGGCGATATCTCGCCGCAAACCATCATCGGTCAGGCATTTTCTTCCATAGTGATGATCCTCGGCTATGGAATTATTGCCGTGCCCACAGGCATTGTGACGGTGGAAATGTCCCAGACTTTCAAGCGCAAGGTATCAACCCAGACCTGTCTGCAATGCAGCGCAGAGGGCCACGATACAGATGCCAGGTATTGTAAATTCTGCGGGGCAGAACTGTAA
- a CDS encoding aconitate hydratase, with product MGQTVAEKILAAHLVEGELKKGEEIGLRIDQTLTQDATGTMAYLEFEAIGIPRVQTELSVSYVDHNMLQSDFKNADDHIFLQGAARKFGLHFSPPGNGICHQVHLERFGVPGKTLLGSDSHTPTGGGMGMLAMGAGGLDVAMAMAGKPFYLIMPKIYGIKLTGKLQPWVAARDVLLEVLRQLTVKGGVGYIMEYFGPGVAELSLTDRATITNFGAELGATSSVFPSDENTRKYLAAQGREEQWVELSADPDAEYDEVLEIDMSTLEPMIACPSSPDNVVKVSEVAGKPVAQVLIGSCTNSSLRDLTAAAKIMEGREVSRDVSFEVNPGSRQALENLTAQGDVMPLLKAGARIHQSGCLGCIGMGQAPPTGMNSLRTFSRNFPGRSGNKGDQVYLCSPEVAAASAIKGVITDPRDLGEYPAFILPDAYLPGDERIEKPLAEAESTQVDIVRGPNIAPFPEFSALPETWKGKVVLKLADNITTDHIMPAGAAILPLRSNIPAISEFVFSQVAENFSADMKAVADSGSAGAVIGGDNYGQGSSREHAALAPRYLGVQVKLVKSFARIHKANLINFGILPLTFVNPEDYDKVEEGSEMVIPGIREAVASGAETLTVEIDGTPVEARCELSQRHREIMVAGSLLNWAR from the coding sequence ATGGGACAGACTGTTGCGGAGAAAATACTGGCCGCTCATCTGGTGGAAGGCGAGTTAAAAAAAGGTGAAGAGATCGGGCTGCGTATTGACCAGACCCTGACCCAGGATGCCACTGGAACGATGGCTTATCTGGAGTTTGAGGCCATTGGTATTCCCCGTGTGCAGACCGAGTTGTCTGTGAGCTATGTTGATCATAATATGCTTCAGTCTGACTTTAAAAACGCGGACGACCATATCTTCCTGCAGGGCGCGGCCCGCAAATTCGGTCTCCATTTTTCCCCTCCAGGCAACGGCATCTGTCATCAGGTTCATCTGGAGCGTTTTGGTGTGCCTGGCAAAACCCTGCTGGGTTCTGATTCCCACACTCCGACTGGTGGCGGCATGGGGATGCTGGCAATGGGTGCTGGTGGTCTGGATGTGGCGATGGCGATGGCAGGTAAGCCTTTTTACCTGATCATGCCGAAAATTTACGGCATCAAACTCACCGGCAAGTTGCAGCCTTGGGTTGCAGCCCGCGATGTCCTGCTGGAGGTTCTGCGCCAGCTCACTGTAAAAGGTGGGGTAGGGTACATCATGGAGTATTTCGGCCCAGGCGTGGCTGAACTGAGTCTGACCGACCGGGCAACCATCACCAATTTTGGTGCTGAGCTGGGTGCCACTTCTTCCGTTTTCCCGTCCGACGAAAATACCCGCAAATACCTGGCTGCCCAAGGCCGCGAGGAGCAATGGGTCGAGCTTTCCGCTGATCCTGATGCCGAGTATGACGAGGTGCTGGAGATTGATATGTCCACCCTGGAGCCCATGATCGCCTGTCCCTCCTCCCCGGATAACGTGGTGAAGGTCAGCGAGGTTGCGGGCAAGCCTGTGGCGCAGGTGCTGATCGGTTCCTGTACCAACTCCTCCCTGCGTGACCTGACTGCTGCGGCAAAGATCATGGAAGGACGGGAAGTGTCTCGGGATGTGAGCTTTGAGGTCAATCCTGGCAGCCGTCAGGCCCTTGAAAACCTGACTGCCCAGGGCGATGTGATGCCGCTGCTCAAGGCCGGTGCCCGCATTCATCAGTCCGGTTGTCTCGGCTGTATCGGTATGGGCCAGGCGCCGCCTACTGGTATGAATTCCCTGCGCACCTTTTCCCGTAATTTCCCTGGACGTTCCGGTAATAAGGGCGATCAGGTTTATCTGTGCAGCCCTGAGGTTGCCGCAGCCTCGGCTATTAAGGGGGTGATTACCGATCCCCGTGATCTGGGCGAATACCCCGCTTTCATCCTGCCAGACGCCTACCTGCCCGGTGATGAACGCATTGAGAAGCCCTTGGCAGAAGCGGAAAGTACCCAGGTGGATATCGTTCGTGGACCTAATATCGCACCCTTTCCTGAATTCAGCGCGTTGCCGGAGACCTGGAAGGGTAAGGTGGTCCTGAAATTAGCTGATAATATCACCACAGATCATATTATGCCTGCCGGTGCAGCAATTCTGCCTCTGCGGAGTAATATCCCGGCAATCAGTGAGTTTGTTTTCTCCCAGGTTGCAGAAAATTTTTCTGCTGATATGAAAGCTGTTGCCGATTCCGGCTCTGCTGGTGCTGTGATTGGTGGTGATAACTACGGTCAGGGTTCCAGCCGAGAGCATGCGGCTTTGGCCCCACGCTATCTTGGCGTGCAGGTGAAGCTGGTCAAGAGCTTTGCCCGTATCCACAAGGCAAACCTGATCAATTTCGGTATCCTGCCGCTAACCTTTGTTAACCCAGAGGATTATGACAAGGTAGAGGAGGGGAGCGAGATGGTGATTCCTGGTATCCGCGAGGCAGTGGCCTCTGGTGCAGAGACCCTGACCGTGGAAATTGATGGTACTCCTGTTGAAGCGCGCTGTGAGCTTTCCCAACGGCATCGTGAGATTATGGTGGCTGGTAGCCTGCTGAACTGGGCTCGATAA
- a CDS encoding ABC transporter permease yields the protein MTLWAKPLFYLGDNVLYILADLGRMGIFLVAALAGLFKRPFRGKELLKQLHFIGVGSITVVFFTALSSGMVLGLQGVYTLQKFGADGMLGSGVALTLIMELGPILTALMVAGRAGSAMCAEIGIMRISEQIDALECMAIDPFRYLITPKFLAAIISVPLLTAMFDVVGIYGGYLTGVKLLGVSSGSFFHGMMNSVTNHDIQLGLIKSFVFAFLVVWISTGRGYFVLQIRGAGFGAESVSKVTTQAVVLSSISVLIFDYLLTAVLL from the coding sequence ATGACATTATGGGCAAAGCCCCTTTTTTATCTCGGCGATAATGTACTATATATTCTGGCCGATTTAGGACGGATGGGGATTTTCCTCGTTGCAGCCTTAGCTGGCTTGTTTAAACGTCCTTTTCGCGGTAAAGAACTTCTTAAACAACTGCATTTTATCGGTGTGGGCTCGATAACCGTGGTTTTTTTTACCGCCTTGTCTTCAGGTATGGTGCTCGGATTACAGGGCGTGTACACTCTGCAAAAGTTCGGGGCAGACGGTATGCTCGGCTCAGGTGTTGCCTTGACACTCATTATGGAACTCGGACCTATACTGACAGCCCTCATGGTTGCTGGCAGGGCAGGGTCTGCAATGTGCGCAGAAATTGGCATTATGCGGATCAGTGAACAGATTGATGCCCTGGAATGCATGGCTATAGATCCCTTTCGCTATCTCATCACCCCGAAGTTTTTGGCGGCGATTATCTCTGTGCCCCTGCTCACGGCAATGTTTGATGTTGTGGGTATCTACGGTGGATATCTTACCGGAGTAAAATTACTCGGTGTGAGTTCTGGTTCTTTTTTTCACGGTATGATGAATAGTGTGACCAATCACGATATCCAGCTCGGCCTGATTAAGTCCTTTGTCTTCGCCTTTTTGGTGGTTTGGATCAGCACGGGGCGCGGTTATTTTGTCTTGCAGATTCGAGGGGCAGGTTTTGGCGCGGAGAGTGTCAGTAAGGTGACCACACAGGCCGTGGTCCTGTCTTCTATTTCTGTCTTGATTTTTGATTACCTGCTCACAGCAGTATTGCTTTAA
- a CDS encoding ATP-binding cassette domain-containing protein produces MMVSETEQESMDVNTPSATQQQGTENAPAVEFIDVVKYFGEWGQRHRVLHGVSYSVPKGKTTVIAGGSGQGKSVTLKLVLGLLKPDSGRILVDGQDVTRLGRKKLRDLRMKFGVLFQGAALFDSLSVFENIALPLRERTRLSEKEIEERVFATLKSLELFGHEKKFPAQLSGGMQKRVGLARALQLDPEIVLFDEPTTGLDPVMTQEIYDLFRKTQERLGYTAIIVSHDIPKVFDLADQIVLLNKGEVDIFTEVSQIKDSEKPHIREFAEMTLGDLFEEKCK; encoded by the coding sequence ATGATGGTCAGTGAAACAGAGCAAGAGAGCATGGATGTGAATACTCCATCAGCGACGCAGCAGCAAGGGACAGAAAATGCTCCTGCTGTTGAGTTTATTGATGTTGTTAAATATTTTGGGGAATGGGGGCAGCGACATAGGGTGCTGCATGGCGTAAGTTACTCTGTCCCTAAGGGGAAAACCACGGTTATAGCTGGTGGCAGCGGGCAGGGCAAGAGCGTGACCCTCAAACTGGTACTGGGCTTACTCAAGCCGGATAGCGGTCGAATCTTGGTGGATGGGCAGGATGTTACCCGACTGGGCAGGAAAAAACTCCGGGATCTGCGCATGAAATTCGGCGTGCTCTTTCAAGGGGCGGCCTTATTTGATTCTCTTTCCGTGTTTGAGAATATTGCCCTGCCGCTTCGAGAACGAACTCGCTTGTCAGAAAAGGAGATTGAGGAACGGGTTTTTGCCACCTTGAAGAGTCTGGAGCTCTTTGGCCACGAGAAAAAATTTCCAGCCCAGCTCAGTGGCGGCATGCAAAAGCGAGTTGGCTTGGCCCGTGCTTTGCAACTTGATCCGGAGATTGTCCTTTTTGACGAGCCGACAACTGGCCTTGATCCGGTCATGACCCAGGAAATCTATGATTTGTTTCGGAAGACCCAGGAACGCTTAGGGTATACCGCGATTATTGTCAGCCATGATATTCCTAAGGTCTTTGATTTGGCAGACCAGATAGTGCTCCTGAATAAAGGAGAGGTTGATATCTTTACGGAGGTGTCCCAGATCAAGGATTCGGAAAAGCCACATATCCGGGAGTTTGCAGAGATGACTCTTGGTGATTTGTTCGAAGAAAAATGCAAATAG
- the mlaD gene encoding outer membrane lipid asymmetry maintenance protein MlaD: MNNSRVEIVVGLFLVVGFVAFSWLALQLGEVSLLDKGTTYTLYAEFENISGVKTGAEVQIAGVTIGSVTELRLSKDDLAVATLKLDKDIHLAKDSMASVKSQGIIGDKIIQITPGGDEEMYKAGDVIVDTESSVDLESLISKFAFGGVK, from the coding sequence GTGAATAATTCTCGTGTGGAAATAGTCGTTGGCCTCTTTCTTGTTGTCGGCTTTGTTGCCTTTAGTTGGCTTGCCCTCCAGCTTGGTGAAGTATCCTTACTGGATAAAGGGACCACCTATACGCTGTATGCGGAATTTGAAAATATTTCAGGGGTGAAAACCGGAGCTGAGGTACAGATAGCTGGGGTAACCATTGGTTCTGTGACAGAGCTACGTCTCAGCAAAGACGATCTGGCCGTAGCCACCTTAAAATTGGATAAGGATATCCACTTGGCAAAAGACTCTATGGCCTCGGTGAAATCGCAAGGCATTATCGGTGATAAAATTATCCAGATCACGCCTGGCGGTGACGAGGAAATGTATAAGGCCGGTGATGTTATCGTGGATACCGAGTCTTCTGTTGATTTGGAGTCATTGATTTCTAAATTTGCCTTTGGCGGAGTTAAATAA
- a CDS encoding VacJ family lipoprotein, which produces MRRIFHAVLVSLCLLGNCSLLYAADGEVDFLDDAFYEEAPEENAVRDPFEGINRVVFTFNDYAFVWVLNPLANGYSKLLPSDIRGAIANVFYNLQEPMRFINSLLQVRFSDAGTLLTRFTVNTIGGVGGLGDPASELGFEKTEATFCQTLDNWGVPDGIFLMVPVMGPTTLRDISGRVVDRFSLSPIYYNWAAGWEESVGIYMGKEVNNLSLHLGEYEAMKKMSFDPYIAVRDGFYQLRRQRWQNSMSSSDAVVEPLE; this is translated from the coding sequence ATGAGAAGGATATTTCATGCAGTCCTTGTCAGCTTGTGTCTTTTGGGAAATTGCAGCCTGCTCTATGCAGCAGATGGCGAGGTTGATTTTCTTGATGACGCATTCTACGAAGAGGCACCTGAGGAAAATGCGGTCAGAGATCCTTTTGAGGGAATAAATAGGGTTGTTTTCACCTTTAATGATTACGCATTTGTTTGGGTTCTAAACCCACTTGCAAACGGTTACAGCAAGCTGTTGCCTTCAGATATCCGGGGAGCTATTGCAAATGTTTTTTATAATTTGCAGGAGCCTATGCGCTTTATTAATAGCCTTTTGCAGGTACGTTTTTCCGATGCTGGCACTCTGTTGACCCGTTTTACCGTGAATACTATCGGTGGGGTTGGTGGCCTTGGAGATCCGGCGAGCGAGCTGGGATTCGAGAAGACAGAGGCTACCTTTTGTCAAACCTTGGATAATTGGGGCGTTCCGGACGGAATTTTTCTCATGGTGCCTGTCATGGGACCAACGACCTTGCGCGATATTTCCGGCAGAGTAGTGGACCGTTTTTCTCTTAGCCCCATTTATTATAATTGGGCTGCAGGCTGGGAGGAATCAGTTGGCATTTATATGGGCAAAGAAGTCAATAATCTTTCGCTCCATCTGGGAGAGTATGAAGCGATGAAAAAGATGAGTTTTGATCCCTATATAGCTGTCCGTGACGGCTTTTATCAGCTTCGTCGGCAACGTTGGCAGAATTCTATGTCCTCCAGCGATGCAGTAGTAGAGCCGCTGGAATAG
- a CDS encoding ABC transporter substrate-binding protein, with the protein MQIFRRVLVVLLFLTLLPLTQQVSAATPDPTEQLKPVVDKVVSLLKDAEFRKKPVVEQSDVIVKIVAERFDFREMSKRVMGKQWRTLNPEQKDQFVALFTKLLQYVYINQVDGYLDKKIEFTDQRIRRDRAEVKTLLVGADKRIPVSYIMLLEKDNWMAYDIVVEGVSLIRNYMEQISTVLRDEKFPGLIKMLENKITKLEAGEKEE; encoded by the coding sequence ATGCAGATCTTTCGACGTGTTCTTGTTGTTTTGTTGTTCCTTACTCTCCTGCCTTTGACGCAACAGGTCAGCGCCGCAACGCCAGACCCCACGGAGCAGCTGAAGCCGGTTGTTGATAAGGTTGTCAGCTTATTAAAGGATGCAGAGTTTCGCAAAAAGCCAGTTGTCGAACAATCCGATGTCATTGTGAAAATTGTTGCGGAGCGTTTTGATTTTCGTGAAATGTCCAAGAGAGTTATGGGCAAACAATGGCGTACACTTAATCCTGAGCAAAAGGATCAGTTTGTTGCTTTGTTTACAAAACTTCTCCAGTACGTCTATATCAACCAGGTTGATGGCTATTTAGATAAAAAAATTGAATTTACAGACCAGCGTATTAGGCGGGACAGGGCTGAAGTAAAAACCCTGCTTGTTGGTGCAGATAAAAGAATTCCTGTCTCCTATATTATGCTGCTGGAAAAAGATAACTGGATGGCCTATGATATTGTTGTTGAGGGAGTTAGCCTGATTCGCAATTATATGGAGCAGATCAGCACGGTCCTTCGCGATGAGAAGTTTCCCGGCTTGATTAAAATGCTGGAAAATAAGATTACCAAGCTGGAGGCAGGTGAAAAGGAGGAGTAA
- a CDS encoding outer membrane lipoprotein-sorting protein — protein MMRFIGHYAQTFLAVTLLTLTLFGKVLCAATEPELGVDQVIKKVEDNLNGKTAVMEMTMVVKTKRAERTMKMKSWSEGNKKSFIKILYPGKDKGITFLKLDNAMWQYVPRIEKTIKIPASMMLQSWMGSDFSNDDLVRESSISEDYTKKLLEETESEYRVELLPKPDAPVVWGKIIFAVSKQYFLPSTVQYFDEDGSPIRTMEYTDVQQLEDGRFYPTAWTVIPQEPEKAGHETVVKITETVFDKEVDPAYFTKRALKRFSK, from the coding sequence ATGATGCGTTTCATCGGGCACTATGCTCAGACTTTCCTTGCTGTTACCCTTCTTACCCTTACCCTGTTCGGCAAGGTACTTTGTGCTGCTACAGAGCCTGAGCTGGGCGTGGACCAGGTTATCAAAAAGGTTGAAGATAACCTCAATGGAAAAACCGCTGTCATGGAAATGACTATGGTGGTTAAGACCAAGCGGGCTGAGCGTACCATGAAGATGAAGAGCTGGTCTGAGGGGAATAAGAAATCTTTTATTAAAATCTTATACCCAGGCAAGGATAAGGGCATCACCTTTCTAAAACTCGATAATGCCATGTGGCAATATGTACCCCGTATCGAGAAGACTATCAAAATTCCCGCCTCAATGATGCTGCAAAGCTGGATGGGCAGTGACTTCAGCAATGATGATCTGGTCAGAGAGAGTTCGATCAGCGAGGATTACACCAAAAAGCTTCTTGAAGAAACAGAGAGCGAGTATCGGGTTGAGTTATTGCCCAAGCCGGATGCGCCTGTCGTGTGGGGAAAGATTATCTTTGCGGTCTCTAAGCAGTATTTCCTTCCCTCCACGGTGCAGTATTTTGATGAGGACGGAAGCCCGATCCGGACGATGGAATATACAGATGTGCAGCAGCTCGAAGATGGTCGTTTTTATCCAACTGCCTGGACAGTGATTCCTCAGGAGCCGGAAAAGGCGGGGCACGAAACCGTGGTGAAGATTACCGAGACTGTTTTTGATAAAGAGGTGGATCCTGCCTATTTCACCAAAAGGGCACTGAAGCGTTTCAGTAAGTAG